The Triplophysa rosa linkage group LG15, Trosa_1v2, whole genome shotgun sequence genome has a segment encoding these proteins:
- the lin28b gene encoding protein lin-28 homolog B isoform X1, with the protein MRDCLILPGDGATDFVTHFHSIMTADCGCTVDVDQRKWGFSFSLKHKEKLQSFVWNLRMATGGTCAVLWRMQRADSEMLNETGQTPSSSAGGPRRGRTPPQILAGSGYCKWFNVRMGFGFISMTSSEGKSVDPPLDVFVHQSKLVMEGFRSLREGEQVEFTYKRSSKGLESLRVTGPGGGPCSGSDRRPKGKVPPPKRKPKGDRCYNCGGLDHHAKECGLPPQPKRCHRCQSVTHMVAQCPHKRALSPSTSQDSHRPTTSAQSQEEGSRSGSSSPEEASQRGAHSQRWRKSRD; encoded by the exons ATGCGTGATTGCCTAATATTACCAGGAGATGGCGCAACAGACTTTGTTACACATTTTCACTCAATAATGACTGCTGATTGTGGATGTACTGTAGATGTAGATCAGCGGAAGTGGGGTTTTTCATTCTCCTTGAAACACAAAGAG aaaCTGCAAAGTTTCGTGTGGAATCTGCGCATGGCAACTGGCGGCACTTGCGCGGTTTTATGGAGGATGCAGCGAGCAGACTCCGAGATGCTCAACGAAACCGGACAAACACCATCGTCATCCGCGG GAGGGCCGCGCAGAGGTAGGACTCCGCCGCAGATTCTGGCTGGCTCCGGTTACTGCAAGTGGTTTAACGTCCGCATGGGGTTCGGATTTATATCGATGACCAGCAGCGAGGGGAAATCAGTTGACCCACCACTGGACGTGTTCGTGCACCAA AGTAAGCTGGTGATGGAGGGCTTCAGGAGCTTACGGGAGGGCGAGCAGGTGGAATTCACCTACAAGAGGTCGAGTAAAGGTCTGGAGTCGCTCAGGGTCACGGGGCCCGGTGGGGGCCCCTGCTCCGGCAGCGACCGACGCCCTAAAGGGAAAGTCCCACCCCCCAAGCGCAAACCAAAGGGAGACCG GTGTTACAACTGTGGTGGTCTGGACCATCACGCTAAAGAGTGTGGCCTTCCCCCCCAGCCAAAGAGATGTCATCGCTGTCAAAGTGTCACACACATGGTGGCCCAGTGTCCCCACAAGAGGGCGTTGTCTCCCTCCACGTCTCAGGACTCCCACCGCCCCACCACCTCAGCTCAGTCCCAGGAGGAGGGGAGCCGGTCGGGCTCGTCCTCTCCGGAGGAAGCGAGTCAGCGCGGCGCTCACTCTCAGCGCTGGAGGAAGAGTCGGGACTGA
- the lin28b gene encoding protein lin-28 homolog B isoform X2 translates to MAEGGPRRGRTPPQILAGSGYCKWFNVRMGFGFISMTSSEGKSVDPPLDVFVHQSKLVMEGFRSLREGEQVEFTYKRSSKGLESLRVTGPGGGPCSGSDRRPKGKVPPPKRKPKGDRCYNCGGLDHHAKECGLPPQPKRCHRCQSVTHMVAQCPHKRALSPSTSQDSHRPTTSAQSQEEGSRSGSSSPEEASQRGAHSQRWRKSRD, encoded by the exons ATGGCCGAAG GAGGGCCGCGCAGAGGTAGGACTCCGCCGCAGATTCTGGCTGGCTCCGGTTACTGCAAGTGGTTTAACGTCCGCATGGGGTTCGGATTTATATCGATGACCAGCAGCGAGGGGAAATCAGTTGACCCACCACTGGACGTGTTCGTGCACCAA AGTAAGCTGGTGATGGAGGGCTTCAGGAGCTTACGGGAGGGCGAGCAGGTGGAATTCACCTACAAGAGGTCGAGTAAAGGTCTGGAGTCGCTCAGGGTCACGGGGCCCGGTGGGGGCCCCTGCTCCGGCAGCGACCGACGCCCTAAAGGGAAAGTCCCACCCCCCAAGCGCAAACCAAAGGGAGACCG GTGTTACAACTGTGGTGGTCTGGACCATCACGCTAAAGAGTGTGGCCTTCCCCCCCAGCCAAAGAGATGTCATCGCTGTCAAAGTGTCACACACATGGTGGCCCAGTGTCCCCACAAGAGGGCGTTGTCTCCCTCCACGTCTCAGGACTCCCACCGCCCCACCACCTCAGCTCAGTCCCAGGAGGAGGGGAGCCGGTCGGGCTCGTCCTCTCCGGAGGAAGCGAGTCAGCGCGGCGCTCACTCTCAGCGCTGGAGGAAGAGTCGGGACTGA
- the lin28b gene encoding protein lin-28 homolog B isoform X3, with protein sequence MKGGPRRGRTPPQILAGSGYCKWFNVRMGFGFISMTSSEGKSVDPPLDVFVHQSKLVMEGFRSLREGEQVEFTYKRSSKGLESLRVTGPGGGPCSGSDRRPKGKVPPPKRKPKGDRCYNCGGLDHHAKECGLPPQPKRCHRCQSVTHMVAQCPHKRALSPSTSQDSHRPTTSAQSQEEGSRSGSSSPEEASQRGAHSQRWRKSRD encoded by the exons ATGAAAG GAGGGCCGCGCAGAGGTAGGACTCCGCCGCAGATTCTGGCTGGCTCCGGTTACTGCAAGTGGTTTAACGTCCGCATGGGGTTCGGATTTATATCGATGACCAGCAGCGAGGGGAAATCAGTTGACCCACCACTGGACGTGTTCGTGCACCAA AGTAAGCTGGTGATGGAGGGCTTCAGGAGCTTACGGGAGGGCGAGCAGGTGGAATTCACCTACAAGAGGTCGAGTAAAGGTCTGGAGTCGCTCAGGGTCACGGGGCCCGGTGGGGGCCCCTGCTCCGGCAGCGACCGACGCCCTAAAGGGAAAGTCCCACCCCCCAAGCGCAAACCAAAGGGAGACCG GTGTTACAACTGTGGTGGTCTGGACCATCACGCTAAAGAGTGTGGCCTTCCCCCCCAGCCAAAGAGATGTCATCGCTGTCAAAGTGTCACACACATGGTGGCCCAGTGTCCCCACAAGAGGGCGTTGTCTCCCTCCACGTCTCAGGACTCCCACCGCCCCACCACCTCAGCTCAGTCCCAGGAGGAGGGGAGCCGGTCGGGCTCGTCCTCTCCGGAGGAAGCGAGTCAGCGCGGCGCTCACTCTCAGCGCTGGAGGAAGAGTCGGGACTGA